In Tripterygium wilfordii isolate XIE 37 chromosome 23, ASM1340144v1, whole genome shotgun sequence, one genomic interval encodes:
- the LOC119993332 gene encoding pentatricopeptide repeat-containing protein At3g09040, mitochondrial: MVTKSMRLRFRSRRTTLFSYKTHGLLHRSTFSTIRHESSCFNQNHIQLVSPQLYTYASLLDCCIQECKRIKTDKVFDKMPQRILQASMTGKVVHGKSLKLRFGSTGLLGNMIVDLYAKCGLVELAEKAFNRLEIRNISAWNSILSAYLNQGNIELVVESFGLLWSAGRSPNEFTFASVLSACARLRYIKYARHIHCHIVKMGFESSSFCEGALIAVYTKCNCVSDAQRVFGGAMYLDTVSWTSHIAGFVQVGLPEEALKLFKEMQKAGHEPDQVVFGTVIDACINIGMLDDACQLFFQMSNPNVVAWNVMISGHAKRGFHVEAIEFFLKMRKVGIRSTRSTLGSLLTAISNLEALHLGFQVHAEAIKEGLYTNVYVGSALISMYAKCENMEAMKEVFDALDEKNIVLWNAALGGYVQNGCPYEVMELFSDMNASGLHPDEFTCTSVLSACGCLEYREIGHQLHTIIIKKKLSSNLFVGNALVDMYAKSGALKEARQQFDRMRTRDKVSWNAIIVGYVQEEDEVDAFNMFRRMIMSGIVPDEVSLSSILRACANVRGLGQAKLVHCLSIKSGLETGLYSGSALIDVYGKCGVIEAANKILSCMPQRSIASMNALIAGYAQNNLGEAINIFREMQAGNLKPNQITFASLLDACNGPQKLSLGKQIHCLTVKMGLLCNDEFLEISLLGMYMNSQEVIDANILFSELSNPKSTVLCTAMISGYIHNQCSDEALQVYREMRSYSVLPDQATFVCVLKACAILSSLREGKVTHSLIFHTGFDLDEPTGSALVDMYAKCGDVKGSVQVFEEMRCKHDIISWNSMINGFAKNGYAEDALRIFDEMKQTNILPDVVTFLGVLAACSHSGRVSEGRQVFDIMVNYYKIQPRVDHCACMIDVLGRGGLLKEAEEFIDKLDFEPDAKIWSSMLGACRIHGDYIRGQRAAEKLIELEPQNSSPYVLLSNIYAASGNWNGVNALRKAMREQGVKKLPGCSWIGLGQKTYLFVAGDKCHPGAIEIDALLKDLTELMKDDGLTAESDPLWHENELREGFCC, translated from the coding sequence ATGGTTACAAAGTCAATGCGCCTCAGGTTTCGCTCTAGAAGAACAACATTGTTCAGTTACAAAACACATGGTCTTTTACACCGTTCAACCTTCTCAACGATTCGACATGAATCTAGTTGCTTTAATCAAAACCACATACAGCTTGTATCTCCACAGCTTTATACGTATGCCTCTCTCTTGGATTGTTGCATCCAAGAATGCAAAAGAATTAAAACCGATAAGGTGTTCGACAAAATGCCTCAAAGAATTCTTCAAGCCTCCATGACCGGAAAAGTTGTCCACGGCAAAAGTCTGAAACTTAGATTTGGGTCGACAGGGTTGCTAGGGAATATGATTGTTGATCTTTATGCAAAGTGTGGCCTTGTGGAGTTAGCGGAGAAGGCGTTTAATAGACTTGAAATTCGAAATATTTCTGCCTGGAACTCAATTCTTTCAGCGTATTTGAATCAGGGAAATATTGAACTCGTTGTTGAGTCTTTTGGGTTACTATGGAGTGCTGGGAGGTCACCAAATGAATTCACATTTGCATCTGTTCTATCTGCTTGTGCAAGATTGAGATATATTAAGTATGCCAGACATATCCATTGTCATATTGTTAAGATGGGGTTTGAGTCAAGTTCATTCTGTGAAGGTGCTCTTATTGCTGTGTATACGAAGTGTAACTGTGTGAGTGACGCTCAACGAGTTTTTGGTGGGGCAATGTATTTAGATACCGTTTCCTGGACATCACATATTGCTGGGTTTGTTCAAGTTGGTTTGCCTGAAGAAGCCTTAAAATTGTTCAAGGAGATGCAGAAAGCTGGGCATGAACCAGACCAGGTGGTTTTTGGGACTGTCATAGATGCTTGTATCAATATTGGAATGCTTGATGATGCATGTCAATTGTTCTTCCAGATGTCCAATCCTAATGTTGTAGCATGGAATGTGATGATTTCGGGGCATGCCAAAAGAGGTTTTCATGTGGAAGCTATTGAGTTTTTCCTAAAGATGAGGAAAGTTGGCATTAGATCTACGAGGTCCACATTAGGAAGTTTGTTGACTGCAATATCAAACTTAGAGGCTCTTCACTTGGGCTTTCAGGTTCATGCTGAGGCAATTAAAGAGGGATTATACACTAATGTTTATGTGGGAAGTGCATTGATCAGTATGTATGCCAAGTGTGAGAACATGGAAGCAATGAAGGAAgtatttgatgctttagatgAGAAGAATATTGTCTTGTGGAATGCAGCACTTGGAGGATATGTACAAAATGGCTGTCCTTATGAAGTTATGGAATTGTTCTCTGATATGAATGCCTCTGGTCTTCACCCTGATGAGTTTACCTGTACTAGTGTTCTGAGTGCATGTGGTTGCTTGGAATATCGAGAAATTGGCCATCAGTTGCATACAATCATTATTAAGAAGAAACTGTCATCAAATTTATTTGTAGGAAATGCATTGGTGGATATGTATGCCAAATCTGGGGCACTAAAGGAAGCGAGACAACAATTTGACCGCATGAGGACTCGAGACAAAGTTTCCTGGAATGCAATCATAGTTGGCTATGTGCAGGAAGAGGATGAAGTTGATGCTTTCAACATGTTTAGGAGAATGATTATGAGTGGAATCGTGCCTGATGAAGTTTCTTTGTCGAGTATACTCAGAGCCTGTGCCAATGTTCGAGGACTTGGGCAGGCGAAACTTGTGCATTGTCTCTCAATAAAGTCTGGTTTAGAAACGGGCCTTTATAGTGGAAGTGCGCTTATTGATGTGTATGGTAAGTGTGGGGTCATTGAGGCAGCAAATAAGATTCTCTCTTGCATGCCACAGAGAAGCATAGCCTCCATGAATGCTCTAATTGCTGGTTATGCCCAAAATAATTTAGGGGAAGCAATAAATATTTTTCGAGAAATGCAGGCCGGAAATTTGAAGCCAAACCAAATAACATTTGCAAGCCTTTTAGATGCGTGTAATGGACCTCAGAAATTGAGTCTGGGAAAGCAAATCCATTGTCTTACAGTAAAAATGGGACTTCTTTGCAATGATGAATTCTTAGAAATATCTCTTTTGGGCATGTATATGAACTCCCAAGAGGTAATAGATGCAAATATTTTATTCTCTGAGTTATCAAATCCTAAAAGCACGGTATTGTGCACTGCTATGATCTCGGGGTACATTCACAATCAATGCTCTGATGAGGCTTTGCAGGTTTATAGAGAAATGCGTAGTTACAGTGTATTACCGGACCAAGCCACTTTTGTTTGTGTACTAAAAGCTTGTGCAATCTTATCTTCTTTGAGAGAAGGTAAAGTGACAcattctcttatttttcataCTGGCTTTGACTTAGATGAACCAACAGGCAGTGCCCTTGTAGACATGTATGCTAAATGTGGTGATGTGAAGGGTTCTGTACAAGTATTCGAGGAAATGCGATGTAAGCATGATATTATTTCTTGGAACTCAATGATAAATGGATTTGCTAAAAATGGTTATGCGGAAGATGCCTTACGAATATTTGATGAGATGAAGCAAACTAATATTTTGCCTGATGTAGTCACCTTCCTTGGTGTTCTAGCTGCATGCAGTCATTCAGGGAGGGTATCCGAAGGTCGTCAGGTATTTGACATTATGGTTAACTACTACAAGATTCAACCAAGAGTAGATCACTGTGCCTGCATGATTGATGTTCTTGGCCGAGGGGGCCTTCTTAAAGAAGCTGAGGAGTTCATTGATAAACTCGACTTTGAACCAGATGCCAAGATTTGGTCCTCGATGCTTGGTGCTTGCAGAATACATGGAGATTACATTAGGGGGCAGCGAGCTGCTGAGAAACTCATTGAGTTGGAACCCCAAAATTCTTCACCCTATGTGCTACTTTCCAATATATATGCTGCATCTGGAAACTGGAATGGGGTAAATGCCTTGAGGAAGGCAATGAGAGAACAAGGTGTGAAAAAGTTGCCTGGGTGTAGCTGGATTGGATTGGGACAGAAGACATACTTGTTTGTCGCCGGAGATAAATGTCATCCAGGTGCTATTGAAATTGATGCTCTTTTAAAGGATTTAACAGAGCTCATGAAAGATGATGGTCTCACTGCCGAAAGTGATCCTCTTTGGCATGAGAACGAGTTGAGAGAaggattttgttgttga
- the LOC119992758 gene encoding secreted RxLR effector protein 161-like: MHQSKPVDTPVEKGRYLSLDQCPKTDEERNRMSKVPYASAVGSLMYTMLCTRPDICFAVGLVSRYQSNLGLTHWEAVKRIFRYLRGTTDLILCYGGGNLKLTGFSDADWASDRDERKSTSGYVFILSGGAISWCSKKQSCIALSTMEAEYVACSVAVQEAVWLRRFLRHLEATSQIEKPVEIFFDSMSALEYAKKPKYHGKIKLICHAPSQERDLLTTRVCTHVLPPKTPRLKYH, from the coding sequence ATGCATCAATCAAAGCCCGTTGATACCCCTGTTGAAAAGGGTCGATATTTATCACTTGATCAATGCCCTAAGACAGACGAAGAAAGAAATAGGATGAGCAAGGTTCCCTATGCCAGTGCAGTTGGGAGTCTGATGTACACTATGTTGTGTACTCGTCCTGACATCTGTTTTGCAGTTGGCCTAGTGAGCCGATATCAAAGTAATCTAGGTCTTACCCACTGGGAAGCCGTGAAAAGAATATTTCGTTACCTTCGTGGAACCACAGATCTAATCCTCTGCTATGGTGGAGGAAACCTAAAACTAACTGGATTCAGTGACGCTGATTGGGCCAGTGATAGAGACGAAAGAAAATCCACTTCTGGATATGTGTTTATCCTTAGTGGAGGAGCAATATCTTGGTGTAGCAAAAAGCAGAGCTGCATCGCTCTATCAACAATGGAAGCTGAATACGTTGCATGTTCAGTTGCAGTCCAGGAGGCCGTCTGGTTAAGGCGTTTTTTACGACATCTCGAGGCTACCTCTCAGATTGAAAAGCCTGTTGAGATTTTCTTCGATAGCATGTCTGCCTTGGAGTATGCAAAGAAGCCCAAGTATCATGGGAAGATAAAGCTTATTTGTCACGCCCCGTcccaggaacgtgacttattgacaacacgtgtgtgcacccacgtgctGCCACCTAAAACACCAAGACTCAAATACCATTAA